The following is a genomic window from Sutcliffiella horikoshii.
CAATAGATTTTACTAATTTAGTGGAACTTATATAATCTTTGTTTTGCGGAAAGAATAATCCATCAACCTCGTATTTGATTAATAACCTAAGGAATTCAGATAAATTATCAATATAGATCATGCTTCGCGCATTAACTGTATTAGGAAAGAATGGTGCTTTTAAAGCCAAAGTTGCTAGTCTACTATAGTTACCAGGACAATTCTTGCCATAAACTATTGGTGGTCTTAGAATGGATATGCGGAAGTTATGATCTCTTAGCTTTTCAAGTAACTGTTCCGCTTCATATTTCGACTTTGCGTAAGGTGTCTTTGGTACAGGGACTGTAGTATTTTTTATATGTCCTGTTTCCGTACCATAAACCCCCATAGTACTTAAGAAGATGAACTGCTTAACTCCTTCTTTTTTTGCTTTTTCAGCTAGTTCTATAGTAAGGTCTCTATTAATCTTATAGTATTGATCTGAATTATTTTCTTTCACATGAACAATAGCTGCCGTATGAAATATTACATCATACTCTTTAAATGTGCCTTCCTTCCATCGATTATCTCTTACACTCAAAGTTTCTACTATGTATT
Proteins encoded in this region:
- a CDS encoding NAD-dependent epimerase/dehydratase family protein, which codes for MKKILVTGANSYIGTSFKSWVSQYPNEYIVETLSVRDNRWKEGTFKEYDVIFHTAAIVHVKENNSDQYYKINRDLTIELAEKAKKEGVKQFIFLSTMGVYGTETGHIKNTTVPVPKTPYAKSKYEAEQLLEKLRDHNFRISILRPPIVYGKNCPGNYSRLATLALKAPFFPNTVNARSMIYIDNLSEFLRLLIKYEVDGLFFPQNKDYISSTKLVKSIADAHGKPLRVTSIINWAIILGLKRSETFRKVFGSLVYDRELPGSPGTLLNNKRLDYETVSFKESVMSTEGRE